GCCCGTAAATTTAGGGCACCCCTTAATTGAGCTCGCAATATAGAAAATTACCGCTTTCATAAACAGTCATTATGTCCTACAAACCTGATTTACATTCCAATTATCCACTTGGAAAATCCTGACGGGATTAAACAATCGTATTTCTGTATCGTTAAATAGTTATGAATGAAATATTTAAACCAGAAGGAAGAATAACGAGAAGGAAGTATTTGGTGTTATTTATGATATTCTATTTCACCAACTTACTAAGCCTAATGATGATGTGGCAGTCCTACCAAATGGAAGCCTGGCCTACCTTTTTCTCATTTACCATCGTCTTAATTGCCTCTATCGTAGTACTCTTGATTCAGGCAATCAAAAGGTTTCATGACATCGGTTTGGACTGGAAATATGCACTTTACCTATTAATTCCACCACCAGTAAACTTCATAGGATTCATCTGGCTTGCAGCCAAAAAAGGACAAAATGGCCCTAATGAATATGGTCCAGATCCCCGTAAAACGGATATCATCTAGGTGTAATTTAATCTGATAAATTCTTAATGGGAGTCTACTTAATGGCTCCTTTTTTCAATTCCTTTACGGCATAGTCAACTGCTCGCGCAGTGAGTGCCATATAAGTAATTGAGGGGTTCTGTGTGCCCGTAGAAGTCATGCAAGCCCCATCAGTAACAAAAACATTTTCTGCTAAATGCATCTGGTTATACCCATTGAGTAAAGAGCTTCCGGACTCCCGCCCCATACGAACTCCTCCCATCTCATGAATATCTAGACCAGGAGCTTGTTTACTGTCATTTTTGCTAATGTTATGACAACCTGCTTTGACAAGCATCTCTTCTCCTTGCTCGAAAAAATCCTGCAAAATCAATTCATCATTGTTATCATAATCCACATTAATGCTTAACAATGGAACTCCCCACTCATCTTTTTTATCTTGGCTTAATCTAACGTGATTGCTTTCCTTGGGAATAGTTTCCCCTTGCATCATCATATAAACAGACCAAG
Above is a window of Algoriphagus machipongonensis DNA encoding:
- a CDS encoding DUF805 domain-containing protein, encoding MNEIFKPEGRITRRKYLVLFMIFYFTNLLSLMMMWQSYQMEAWPTFFSFTIVLIASIVVLLIQAIKRFHDIGLDWKYALYLLIPPPVNFIGFIWLAAKKGQNGPNEYGPDPRKTDII